The following proteins are encoded in a genomic region of Corticium candelabrum chromosome 11, ooCorCand1.1, whole genome shotgun sequence:
- the LOC134186769 gene encoding probable lysosomal cobalamin transporter gives MPSLPPETLTGVLLPLIAVAVLALLFSVIYARCYQRKRDAECSTTVVIVLSLSVALLTLAFIPVDIFTVSSFKHFNGTFQSWATNGSRKSVQDVFMYSYYTIYGLVMAFSFLILPFVYFYYEEKDEDKSTGKRICSTLKYWIMFVVIAAVFMIIGAFVPWATGESSRNTSKSVLGEAKLFLGSLESNSGENAVSFTVSFLVLIGMVCVALYTAVGMAVLPVDLIKGYRRVAEESEELMKTKKRHHVQRDHLRNRYADGKKMAKRDRRSKEYLEAQDRLLKKREKQLQRVSKGWLEKCRKCWRPFTVVIGIVLFLLAVLVFLSLLLSNIDRIRHGLGYHYGFLLKKSTLPSPIGELLLITQPFFPLDYVIIVIVTVYLVVATIYGIRRIGIWCFCMRMYRIRPRRTATQGLMFMSFIVMLSVFSLSVVLTSLAPDYVRYGHQKYNTNCYFTANNQTCVPCHGYCTLKMQERLCDPNDCVQTRIAVLVSRFCYKMWFFGVGYYACEWAFLGVYLLAFIVVLCRKSHSNVRDYVTSSDSESSSEETLL, from the exons ATGCCATCGTTACCTCCCGAAACTCTAACGGGCGTCTTACTGCCGTTGATTGCAGTTGCTGTTCTTGCTCTTCTCTTTTCAGTCATCTACGCCCGGTGCTATCAAAGGAAACGGGACGCCGAGTGCTCCACTACTGTGGTTATCGTTCTGAGTCTTTCGGTGGCTCTTCTAACGCTCGCTTTCATTCCAGTAGACATTTTCACTGTTTCATCATTCAAGCATTTCAACGGTACATTTCAATCATGGGCAACGAATGGGAGCAGAAAATCCGTCCAAGACGTCTTTATGTACTCGTATTATACTATTTACGGGCTTGTTATGGCGTTTTCCTTTCTCATTCTTCCATTTGTGTACTTCTACTATGAAGAGAAAGATGAGGACAAATCAACTGGGAAGAGGATTTGCTCTACACTTAAGTATTGGATAATGTTCGTTGTCATTGCAGCTGTGTTTATGATTATTGGAGCATTTGTTCCTTGGGCAACAGGTGAATCATCGCGTAACACTAGTAAATCCGTTTTAGGTGAAGCCAAACTATTTCTTGGATCTTTGGAATCTAACAGTGGAGAAAACGCAGTCTCATTCACAGTCAGTTTTTTGGTGCTTATTGGAATGGTTTGTGTGGCTCTCTATACAGCTGTTGGAATGGCTGTTCTGCCTGTAGATTTGATCAAGGGGTACCGCAGAGTTGCTGAGGAGTCTGAAGAGCTGATGAAAACGAAGAAAAGGCATCATGTTCAAAGAGATCATTTGAGGAATAGATATGCTGATGGAAAGAAGATGGCAAAGAGAGATCGCAGAAGTAAAGAATACTTAGAAGCACAGGATCGCTTACTCAAAAAAAGAGAGAAACAACTGCAAAGAGTTTCAAAGGGTTGGTTGGAAAAGTGTAGGAAATGCTGGCGGCCATTTACTGTTGTGATTGGAATTGTGTTGTTCTTGCTGGCCGTGCTTGTCTTTCTCTCACTTTTGCTGAGTAACATTGATCGCATCAGGCATGGGCTAGGCTACCATTATGGCTTTCTTCTCAAGAAGTCAACTCTTCCTAGTCCTATTGGAGAACTACTTCTAATCACGCAGCCTTTCTTTCCACTTGATTATGTTATCATAGTTATAGTTACTGTCTATCTAGTGGTGGCCACCATATATGGAATACGTCGGATTGGTATCTGGTGCTTCTGCATGCGTATGTATCGAATTCGTCCACGTCGCACGGCAACACAAGGTCTTATGTTCATGAGCTTTATTGTCATGTTAAGCGTTTTCAGCCTGAGTGTGGTCCTCACCTCTTTGGCTCCTGATTACGTTCGATATGGTCACCagaaatataatacaaattgtTACTTCACAGCCAACAATCAGACATGTGTCCCTTGTCATGGCTATTGTACTCTAAAGATGCAAGAACGTCTCTGTGATCCAAATGACTGTGTTCAGACTCGAATTGCTGTTCTAGTCTCTCGTTTCTGCTATAAAATGTGGTTCTTTGGAGTTGGCTACTATGCATGTGAATGGGCATTTCTTGGTGTCTACCTATTGGCTTTCATTGTAGTGCTATGTCGAAAAAGCCACTCCAACGTTCGTGATTATGTGACCTCAAGTGACAGTGAAAGCTCGAGTGAAGAG ACTCTGCTATAG
- the LOC134186771 gene encoding homogentisate 1,2-dioxygenase-like isoform X1: protein MAASDSYKYMSGFGNEFSSEALPNALPKGQNNPQVCPYGLYAEQLQGSAFTAPRETNKRTWFYRIRPSVVHKPFKRIEQGYLTNKFNEWYPNPNQLRWLPFSLPAPGDQKDFVQGLCTVCGAGDPCSRNGVGVHVYLCNSSMKNKAFYNSDGDLLIVPQQGALDITTEFGKIHVDPNEICVIQQGIRFSVDVSGPSRGYVLEVFNDHFQLPNLGPIGANGLANPRDFLTPVASFEDRTVAEGYSIVSKFQGVLFSATQDHTPFDVVAWHGNYAPYKYNLDNFVVVNSVSVDHLDPSIFTVLTCPSTKPGVAVADFVIFPPRWSVQEHTFRPPYYHRNCMSEFMGLIYGRYEAKEEGFLPGGGSLHSMMTPHGPDAAAFQKASSAKKLGPERVADGTMAFMFESSFSLAVTRWAEETCGRLDHSYFTVWQPVASHFDPEWKPESKQTDGNDRSRTNGSKLSEQEAQITQGSYSF from the exons ATGGCGGCGTCTGATTCGTACAAG TACATGTCTGGATTTGGCAATGAATTTAGCTCTGAAGCTCTACCTAATGCTCTACCAAAAGGACAG AATAATCCTCAGGTGTGCCCTTATGGTTTATACGCTGAACAGCTTCAAGGGTCTGCGTTCACTGCAccaagagagacaaacaaaagaac CTGGTTTTACAGAATTAGACCGTCGGTTGTGCACAAGCCGTTCAAGAGGATCGAACAAGGCTACTTGACCAATAAGTTCAATGAGTGGTATCCGAATCCCAATCAG TTGAGATGGTTACCGTTTTCACTTCCTGCACCTGGTGATCAAAAGGACTTTGTGCAG GGACTGTGCACTGTATGTGGTGCGGGAGATCCTTGTAGTAGAAATGGTGTTGGAGTTCATGTATACCTCTGCAACAGTTCTATGAAGAACAA GGCTTTCTATAACTCTGATGGAGATCTTTTGATAG TACCACAGCAGGGAGCTCTGGATATAACAACAGAATTCGGCAAGATCCATGTTGATCCTAATGAGATATGCGTTATTCAA CAAGGAATAAGATTCAGTGTTGATGTGTCAGGTCCAAGCCGCGGCTATGTTTTGGAAGTATTCAATGATCACTTCCAACTGCCAAATCTTGGACCAATTG GAGCCAATGGTCTTGCAAACCCTCGAGACTTTCTCACCCCAGTGGCTTCGTTCGAAGACCGAACGGTTGCAGAAGGGTATTCCATTGTCAGCAAGTTTCAAGGCGTTCTATTTTCAGCCACACAG GACCACACACCGTTTGATGTAGTCGCGTGGCACGGAAACTACGCTCCTTACAAGTACAACCTCGACAATTTCGTCGTCGTCAACTCGGTGTCCGTAGACCATCTC GATCCGTCGATTTTTACTGTGTTGACTTGCCCGTCAACGAAGCCGGGCGTCGCGGTAGCGGACTTTGTTATCTTTCCACCTCGCTGGTCTGTTCAAGAGCACACATTTCGACCGCCGTACTATCATC GCAACTGTATGAGCGAGTTTATGGGTTTGATCTACGGTAGATATGAAGCAAAG GAAGAAGGTTTCTTACCCGGCGGAGGCAGCTTGCACAGTATGATGACACCGCATGGACCTGATGCCGCTGCTTTCCAGAAAGCGTCATCAGCGAAAAAGTTGGGACCAGAACGAGTTGCCGATGGGACGATG GCGTTTATGTTTGAGTCATCGTTCAGTTTGGCGGTCACGCGCTGGGCAGAGGAGACGTGTGGACGTCTTGATCACAGTTATTTCACCGTATGGCAGCCTGTAGCAAGTCACTTTGATCCTGAATGGAAACCGGAGAGCAAGCAAACGGACGG AAATGATCGGTCGAGGACTAACGGTTCCAAGCTATCCGAACAGGAGGCACAGATAACGCAGGGAAGTTATTCATTTTGA
- the LOC134186771 gene encoding homogentisate 1,2-dioxygenase-like isoform X2 — protein sequence MFFFAYLSFFSISLRVAAVPFSRAAFGRSSSAHGCAKEMSNSTSLPESGSTTICQGLCTVCGAGDPCSRNGVGVHVYLCNSSMKNKAFYNSDGDLLIVPQQGALDITTEFGKIHVDPNEICVIQQGIRFSVDVSGPSRGYVLEVFNDHFQLPNLGPIGANGLANPRDFLTPVASFEDRTVAEGYSIVSKFQGVLFSATQDHTPFDVVAWHGNYAPYKYNLDNFVVVNSVSVDHLDPSIFTVLTCPSTKPGVAVADFVIFPPRWSVQEHTFRPPYYHRNCMSEFMGLIYGRYEAKEEGFLPGGGSLHSMMTPHGPDAAAFQKASSAKKLGPERVADGTMAFMFESSFSLAVTRWAEETCGRLDHSYFTVWQPVASHFDPEWKPESKQTDGNDRSRTNGSKLSEQEAQITQGSYSF from the exons ATGTTCTTTTTTGCATATTTGTCTTTTTTCAGCATTTCTCTTCGAGTTGCTGCTGTCCCATTTTCTAGGGCTGCCTTTGGAAGATCATCCAGTGCCCATGGATGTGCCAAAGAGATGTCTAACTCTACTTCTTTACCGGAGTCAGGATCCACTACAATATGTCAG GGACTGTGCACTGTATGTGGTGCGGGAGATCCTTGTAGTAGAAATGGTGTTGGAGTTCATGTATACCTCTGCAACAGTTCTATGAAGAACAA GGCTTTCTATAACTCTGATGGAGATCTTTTGATAG TACCACAGCAGGGAGCTCTGGATATAACAACAGAATTCGGCAAGATCCATGTTGATCCTAATGAGATATGCGTTATTCAA CAAGGAATAAGATTCAGTGTTGATGTGTCAGGTCCAAGCCGCGGCTATGTTTTGGAAGTATTCAATGATCACTTCCAACTGCCAAATCTTGGACCAATTG GAGCCAATGGTCTTGCAAACCCTCGAGACTTTCTCACCCCAGTGGCTTCGTTCGAAGACCGAACGGTTGCAGAAGGGTATTCCATTGTCAGCAAGTTTCAAGGCGTTCTATTTTCAGCCACACAG GACCACACACCGTTTGATGTAGTCGCGTGGCACGGAAACTACGCTCCTTACAAGTACAACCTCGACAATTTCGTCGTCGTCAACTCGGTGTCCGTAGACCATCTC GATCCGTCGATTTTTACTGTGTTGACTTGCCCGTCAACGAAGCCGGGCGTCGCGGTAGCGGACTTTGTTATCTTTCCACCTCGCTGGTCTGTTCAAGAGCACACATTTCGACCGCCGTACTATCATC GCAACTGTATGAGCGAGTTTATGGGTTTGATCTACGGTAGATATGAAGCAAAG GAAGAAGGTTTCTTACCCGGCGGAGGCAGCTTGCACAGTATGATGACACCGCATGGACCTGATGCCGCTGCTTTCCAGAAAGCGTCATCAGCGAAAAAGTTGGGACCAGAACGAGTTGCCGATGGGACGATG GCGTTTATGTTTGAGTCATCGTTCAGTTTGGCGGTCACGCGCTGGGCAGAGGAGACGTGTGGACGTCTTGATCACAGTTATTTCACCGTATGGCAGCCTGTAGCAAGTCACTTTGATCCTGAATGGAAACCGGAGAGCAAGCAAACGGACGG AAATGATCGGTCGAGGACTAACGGTTCCAAGCTATCCGAACAGGAGGCACAGATAACGCAGGGAAGTTATTCATTTTGA
- the LOC134186770 gene encoding palmitoleoyl-protein carboxylesterase NOTUM-like — MSLSCQTMLHMVVYGYILSNAFLWLSSASPTKGTASASSFYNDDTREDLEAQLRHLRQKLSECGCSRMSQNDMKLRYVRNVEVTCNDRSKAGYHIRKSQGSRRWVIYLEGGAFCYDNSSCDERTKVGPWSHVSSRGWPVTKRGTGILSGNIEDNPSWWNANAVSVPYCSSDVWSGNQTLAEARNRTYVFMGARIVQEVIHELLDLHDLGNATQILLAGSSVGGTGVMLNLDRVADFVKKMGSQAGVYGLSDSGWYIDHTPRAKNLCNGKRKRCSASKTIQTGQRYWNGIVPDNCAKEFTTKPWNCYFGDVLYKFIRRPLFISQYLYDEEQLKLAHLEIPHNNSDYERILKIGKQIRRSLKDTRNLFAPACLAHELISKREWKLYTIDGFTLPDALDCWLPKPYKATDPRCQNKLIDNCTYPSCNVQCPDVITQYGSERPTVYDMTKRYNHYKRYLASKGEGGAGTSRSNDVQYDSATHVRSTSTGKRKT, encoded by the exons ATGAGTTTGTCATGTCAAACAATGTTGCACATGGTTGTGTACGGGTATATTCTCTCCAATGCGTTCCTCTGGTTATCCTCGGCATCTCCTACCAAGGGAACAGCGTCCGCGTCCTCCTTCTATAATGACGATACCAGAGAAGATCTGGAGGCTCAGCTGCGGCACCTCCGTCAGAAACTGAGCGAGTGCGGCTGCAGCCGTATGTCGCAGAATGATATGAAACTTCGGTACGTCCGTAACGTGGAGGTCACTTGCAATGATCGATCAAAAGCAGG CTACCATATTCGCAAATCTCAAGGCAGCAGACGCTGGGTGATCTACCTAGAAG GCGGTGCCTTCTGCTATGACAACTCATCGTGTGACGAGCGCACTAAAGTAGGACCGTGGAGTCATGTGTCGTCACGTGGCTGGCCTGTGACTAAGCGAG GGACAGGGATCTTGTCAGGCAATATTGAAGACAATCCTAGCTGGTGGAACGCCAATGCTGT GTCTGTGCCGTACTGTTCCAGTGACGTTTGGAGTGGGAATCAAACACTAGCTGAAGCCAGGAACAGGACCTACGTATTCATGGGGGCAAGGATCGTTCAAGAGGTCATTCATGAATTATTGGACCTCCACGATCTGGGGAATGCAACGCAAATTCTCTTGGCAGGAAGCAG CGTTGGTGGTACCGGAGTTATGTTAAACTTGGACAGAGTAGCCGATTTCGTTAAGAAAATGGGCTCTCAAGCTGGTGTGTACGGTCTTAGTGACTCCGGATGGTACATCGACCATACCCCACGAGCAAAGAACCTATGCAATGGAAAAAGAAAGCGCTGCTCGGCATCGAAAACCATTCAAACGGGACAACG GTACTGGAACGGTATCGTACCGGACAATTGTGCTAAAGAGTTTACTACTAAGCCTTGGAATTGCTACTTTGGGGACGTACTTTACAAATTCATTCGAC GCCCGTTGTTCATAAGTCAGTATTTGTACGATGAAGAGCAACTAAAACTGGCGCATCTGGAGATACCGCACAACAACAGCGATTACGAGCGAATTCTCAAGATAGGAAAACAGATTCGAAGAAGTCTGAAAGACACAAG GAATCTCTTTGCTCCGGCATGCCTCGCACACGAGCTTATCAGCAAACG TGAGTGGAAATTGTATACAATAGACGGATTTACTCTACCGGATGCTCTCGACTGCTGGCTACCTAAACCCTATAAAGCAACGGACCCTCGCTGCCAGAACAAGCTGATCGACAACTGCACATATCCGTCGTGTAATGTCCAGTGCCCTGATGTCATAACGCAGTACGGATCTGAACGGCCTACAGTTTACGACATGACAAAGCGTTATAATCACTATAAGAGGTATCTTGCAAGCAAAGGCGAAGGTGGCGCAGGCACGAGTCGCAGTAACGACGTTCAGTATGACAGCGCTACCCACGTGAGATCGACGTCCACAGGAAAACGAAAAACGTAG